The candidate division KSB1 bacterium nucleotide sequence AAAATATGAAAATCTATTACTAAATAAGAAAAATTAAAATGTCAACCCTAAAACAAATATAAAAACCACTGAAGTTGCTATTATTGGAAATAAATTCGTTCAACTAAAAAAATCAACTCCTCATCAATTTCCCCATGAACTTGCTGTCTTAATTTCTTACATTCAGTAAACGGTTTCAATTTCTCGAATAAATGCTCTCAGACAATATGAAAGATCTATTCCACCCAACGGTTGCCAATTGGTTTCAAAATACGTTTGCAGCGCCTACTGAAATTCAGACCCGGGCCTGGCCGGAGATCAAGAAGCGCCGCAACACACTCATCGCCGCGCCAACCGGCTCCGGTAAAACACTGGCGGCATTTTATTCGGCTATCGATGACCTGGTTAAGCAAGGACTGGCAGGCGACCTGACCGACCAGCTGCAGGTTGTTTACGTTTCGCCCCTTAAAGCCTTAAGCAACGATATCGAACGTAACCTGCAATTTCCCTTAATTGGCATCAAAAAGGAGCTGGCAAAAGCCGGGCTGCCGGAGGTTAAGATTAAAGTCTCGGTTCGCACCGGCGACACGCCATCCTCACAGCGCACGGCTATGGTCAAGAAACCTCCGCATATTTTGGTGACCACGCCGGAATCCCTGTATCTATTGCTTACCAGCGAGAATGGTCGACGCATGCTGGGGACTGTCCACACCGTGATCGTCGATGAAATACATGCGCTGGTTGGCAATAAACGCGGCTCACATTTGTCCCTGTCCCTGGAACGATTGGATGCACTCACCGAACAAAAATTGATCCGCATTGGCTTGTCGGCAACCCAGAAGCCGATTAAAAAGGTGGCGCGTTTTTTAACCGGCAGTAACGGCCACGATTCTAAAGTTTCCTCTTGCACCATTATTGACGTTGGCCACACCCGCAAAATGGATCTGGCCCTGGAAGTACCGCGCTCGCCGTTAACCGCAATTATGCCCACCGAAGTTTGGGGCGAGATTTATGAGCGCTTGGAAGAGTTGATCAAAGCCCATAAAACCACCTTGATTTTTGTCAATACCCGGCGGTTGGCCGAACGCGTCGCTCACAATTTAACCGAACGCCTGGGTGAAGAAGTCATAACTGCGCACCATGGCAGCATGTCCAAAGATAATCGATTGGATGCCGAACAGCGGCTCAAAGCCGGTTCATTAAAAGCCTTGGTCGCCACTGCATCTTTGGAGTTGGGCATCGATATTGGTTCGGTGGACCTGGTTTGCCAGATTGGTTCTTCCAAATCGATTGCCGCATTTCTACAGCGCGTGGGGCGCTCCGGGCATACGGTCCATGGTACTCCCAAAGGCAGGTTGTTTCCCCTCAGCCGCGATGAACTGGTCGAATGCTGTGCCATTCTGGATGCGGTCAGGCGCGGGGAACTGGATCAAATCATCATGCCGGAAAAGCCGGTGGATATTTTAGCCCAGCAAATCGTGGCCGAGATTTCCTGCAAGGAATATAAAGAAGAGGAATTATACCAATTAGTTACTAAAGCTTATCCTTATCGAAATTTAACCCGCAAGGAGTTTGATGAAGTCATCACGATGTTATCCGATGGCTATGCAACCCGAAGAGGCCGGCGGAGTGCATATTTGCATCATGATATGGTGAATGAACGACTGCGTGCACGAAAAAACGCCCGGCTCACAGCTTTACTTTGCGGCGGCGCTATTCCTGATAATTTCGATTATGATGTGGTTATGGAACCTGAGAACACTTTCATCGGGACGATTAACGAAGATTTTGCTATCGAAAGTTTGCCGGGTGATATTTTCCAATTGGGCAACAGTTCGTGGAGAATCCTGCGCATCGAAAATGGTAAAATGCGGGTGGAAGATGCCAAGGGGCTGCCGCCCAACATTCCCTTCTGGTTTGGCGAAGTGCCGGGAAGAACTACGGAGTTGTCTGCTGCAGTATCCCGGCTGCGAGAAGAAATATCCAATCGTCTTGATGATTTGGAAAGCATCATTGCAGACGAAAATAACGGCGAGCTTGCTTCAGAGAATGATGCCTGGAAACAAAATCCAATGGACTGGCTGATCAACGAAGTGGGAGTGGCGCCGGAAGCCGCTGACCAGGTGGTTACTTACCTGGCCACCGTGAAACTGGCTCTTGGGGTAATGCCGTCTCAAAACACACTGGTTCTGGAACGGTTTTTCGATGAAGCCGGCGACATGCACCTGGTGATCCATTCGCCATTTGGCAGTCGTTTGAACCGGGCATGGGGATTGTCTCTGCGAAAACGCTTTTGCCGCAAATTTAATTTTGAATTACAGGCGGCTGCAACCGAAGATTCCATTATCTTATCGCTGGGTGCAACCCACAGCTTTCCATTGGAAGAAGTGTTTGATTACCTTAATCCTCAAACGGTGCGGGAGATATTGATCCAGGCGCTCCTGGATGCACCCATGTTTGAAGTGCGCTGGCGCTGGAATGCTTCCCGCGCTTTAGCCGTGCTGCGGCGTTCGGGCGGTAAAAGGGTACCTCCGCAGATCCAGCGTATGAATTCGGAGGATTTAATCGCATTGATTTTTCCAGACCAGCTTGCCTGCCCGGAGAACATCGTCGGGGAACGCGATATCCCGGATCATCCCCTGGTGAACCAAACCATCCATGATTGCCTGACCGAAGCCATGGATATCGATGAGCTGGAGAATCTTCTAACTGCAATCCAGGCTAAGGAAAAAACCCTGGTCGTGCGGGATTTGAAAGAGCCTTCGCCATTATCCCAGGAAATTTTAAATGCTCGGCCTTTTGCATTCCTGGACAATGCTCCTTTGGAAGAAAGACGTACAAATGCAGTGATGAATCGAAGATGGCTCGATCCCAAAGAAGCAGCAGACCTGGGAAAATTAGATGCTGCGGCCATCGAAGCCGTAAAGGAAGAAGCCTGGCCGCAAGTAAGAAATGCAGATGAATTACATGATGCATTGGTGTTGCTGGGTTTTCTGATCGAAGAGGAAGGTGTAGCCGGCGCTTGGCAGGATTATTTTGAACAGTTGGTTGCTGACAATCGTGCCACAGTTTTAATCACCCGGGAAACAGGCCCAAAACTGTGGGTAGCGGTTGAACGTGTTTTGGAAATGCAGGAAATTTACCCGGATGGAATTTTAACCCCGGAGATCCGGGTACCGGAACGATTGCGAAAAAAGATCGGTGAAAAAGGAAAAGATGCCTCAGAAGGAAAAGTTTCTTTGGTTGAGATCGTGCGGGGAAGATTGGAAGCGCTTGGCCCGGTCCTTGCAGAAACTTTGGCAGCGCATATGGGTATCTCAATAGCCAAAATTGAGCAGACTTTACTGGCTCTCGAAAATGATGGTTTTGTATTTCGCGGCCAATTCCATCCTGGCACCACCGAAACGGAATGGTGTGAACGACGGCTTTTGGCTCGTATCCATCGTTATACTTTGGAACGATTGCGCAAAGAGATCGAACCGGTATCATCAGCGGATTTCATGCGATTTCTGTTTGCGTGGCATCGTTTAGATTCGGAAAATAAGCCAGAAGGTCCTGAATCTTTGCAAGATGTGCTGACTCGACTGGAAGGGTTCGAAGCGGCCGCTGCTTCCTGGGAAAGTGATCTATTACCAGCGCGGATTAAAGATTACGACCATCACTGGCTCGATGATTTATGCCTTTCCGGTCGAGTGGTTTGGGGCCGGTTCCAGCACAATGGTCATTCGATGATTTCGCAAGAGAACGGATCTAATGGCAAAAAACGTGGCGGACCGATTAAGACCACTCCTATTGCCCTGGTCAATCGATCGAACCTTTCGGTATGGAAAAAGTTGGCCGTTCCGCCAAATGGGAATGGTGATTTGTTGTCTAACAATTCCAATAAAGTATTGGAATTACTAACCGATTTTGGCGCGTCTTTTTTTGATGAGATCGTAGAACGGAGTCAACTATTACAAACCCAGGTAGAAGAGGCGGTGAGTGAATTGGTTTCTTTGGGATTGATAACATCCGATAGTTACACGGGTCTCAGGGCGTTGTTGGTGCCGGCAAAAAATCGATCCAGCACCGGTATGCGCAGACGCAGGCTGGCTTTCAAAATGGAGCAGGCCGGCAGGTGGTCGTTGTTGCGCTATGAACAAAAAGGGTACAATGAAACCAAACTCGATTTTGAGTCCATAGCAATGCTGGCCTGGACATTATTACGGAGATATGGCGTTGTGTTTCG carries:
- a CDS encoding DEAD/DEAH box helicase, with the translated sequence MKDLFHPTVANWFQNTFAAPTEIQTRAWPEIKKRRNTLIAAPTGSGKTLAAFYSAIDDLVKQGLAGDLTDQLQVVYVSPLKALSNDIERNLQFPLIGIKKELAKAGLPEVKIKVSVRTGDTPSSQRTAMVKKPPHILVTTPESLYLLLTSENGRRMLGTVHTVIVDEIHALVGNKRGSHLSLSLERLDALTEQKLIRIGLSATQKPIKKVARFLTGSNGHDSKVSSCTIIDVGHTRKMDLALEVPRSPLTAIMPTEVWGEIYERLEELIKAHKTTLIFVNTRRLAERVAHNLTERLGEEVITAHHGSMSKDNRLDAEQRLKAGSLKALVATASLELGIDIGSVDLVCQIGSSKSIAAFLQRVGRSGHTVHGTPKGRLFPLSRDELVECCAILDAVRRGELDQIIMPEKPVDILAQQIVAEISCKEYKEEELYQLVTKAYPYRNLTRKEFDEVITMLSDGYATRRGRRSAYLHHDMVNERLRARKNARLTALLCGGAIPDNFDYDVVMEPENTFIGTINEDFAIESLPGDIFQLGNSSWRILRIENGKMRVEDAKGLPPNIPFWFGEVPGRTTELSAAVSRLREEISNRLDDLESIIADENNGELASENDAWKQNPMDWLINEVGVAPEAADQVVTYLATVKLALGVMPSQNTLVLERFFDEAGDMHLVIHSPFGSRLNRAWGLSLRKRFCRKFNFELQAAATEDSIILSLGATHSFPLEEVFDYLNPQTVREILIQALLDAPMFEVRWRWNASRALAVLRRSGGKRVPPQIQRMNSEDLIALIFPDQLACPENIVGERDIPDHPLVNQTIHDCLTEAMDIDELENLLTAIQAKEKTLVVRDLKEPSPLSQEILNARPFAFLDNAPLEERRTNAVMNRRWLDPKEAADLGKLDAAAIEAVKEEAWPQVRNADELHDALVLLGFLIEEEGVAGAWQDYFEQLVADNRATVLITRETGPKLWVAVERVLEMQEIYPDGILTPEIRVPERLRKKIGEKGKDASEGKVSLVEIVRGRLEALGPVLAETLAAHMGISIAKIEQTLLALENDGFVFRGQFHPGTTETEWCERRLLARIHRYTLERLRKEIEPVSSADFMRFLFAWHRLDSENKPEGPESLQDVLTRLEGFEAAAASWESDLLPARIKDYDHHWLDDLCLSGRVVWGRFQHNGHSMISQENGSNGKKRGGPIKTTPIALVNRSNLSVWKKLAVPPNGNGDLLSNNSNKVLELLTDFGASFFDEIVERSQLLQTQVEEAVSELVSLGLITSDSYTGLRALLVPAKNRSSTGMRRRRLAFKMEQAGRWSLLRYEQKGYNETKLDFESIAMLAWTLLRRYGVVFRKIIERESFAPPWRELVRVFRTLEARGEIRGGRFVDGVWGEQFALPEAVAKMRKTRKAHLSNKKKGNGNLISISAADPLNLTGIITVGKRVSTIFSNRILYRDGVPIAVKEGKEIKFFIEVDESEQWQLKNALIQRNVSPKLRAYLGKGVH